GTGTGGAAAGCTTTGATTTGAACGCCAGCAGTGCATGCCATCATGATGACACTGAACCCGAGGCTAGAATAACAAACGGAAAACTGTTTAATGACAAAGCTAAAGTAGGTTTTCATTGAATGGAAGTATAGCAAGTAGCTCAACATTGGTAGTATCCGTTTCGCATTGATTCATTTGCCTTTGAGCAGCCGAGTCCTTTCTATGGGTTGCATATGGACTATGGAATTGCATTGAATCAAGAGTCACCCCGTAGGAAGCACCTGGATCTTGGCCGTCTGGAATACGCAGCATTCGTCGCATCGTGTTTGCAGCGAGAGTAGTTTGTCGATGAAAATTCTCGCGCTGTGTCCGCTGCTTCTGGGCAGCTGCCGAGGGGCAGATAAGTCTGTTGTAGGCATGAATTTCACTTGAGAAATTCACACCGCGAGTACTGGACACCTGGTCATTCTTGAATCCTGCGAATTCGGGGGTTCCACAGGGTTGTTGTCGGTTTAAGTTATCTTCCGCTTCAGCAAGTAGATTCTGACCTACATGGCCATTGTCTGTTCGCCATTCCCACCCGACTCCTGGGATTTCCTGGACTCTACGTATAATGATCTGAGCGCGGGAGAACTCTGCTCTGATAGCTTCCAGGCCCTTGTCTGTGACAGTTTCGCCTACATTATGGTTGTGTTCGAGGGGGTCCTCAATTGCTATGAGGAACCGGAGTCGACGTCCATGTTCGTCAGTCCTCGCGGTGTTCCAACCTTTCTCCAGCTTGGAAAGGATGCCACCCTGCGTGCGAATCGAAACAACGTCTTGGATCCAATTGAAAGCGCCTGGGGGTGTAGTTTTGCATCGGCTTCCATAGTAAGCGAAAAAGCCACGAAGCAGCTCGCCGACGGATTGCCGATTACCAGAAGTCATATTATACCAGGCTTTCCTCCTAAGTTCGGTCTCATTTTTGGAAAAACGGATATCGTACTTGTTAGGACCCGTAGTGCTAAAGTGTCTAGGGGACAGCCGAcccagaagctgaagattAGGAACCAAAGGCGGGTCTACCACGTTCATCAGGTAATGGATGACCATGAGAATGTAGCCATACGAACAGAGTGTGCCATGGTAGGGACGATTGATTTTTCGAGCCTTGGCCCACATCTTCACGAATACACCGACAACACGCACCCTTTCATCGCAGAGGGCGTAGCAGCGAAGTAATTCGGTATTGTATAGTACCAGGCACCCAGAAAGGTTGATGCCACACTGAATGCCTACTGAAGACAGCGCCTCGGGGTTTGTAGTCTGTTTTGGAAAATGGTAATTACTCTGTCCTTTGCTTTCAACCCCGAGCGAGGCTGAGACTCCTTGGGAAGGAGCTTCGTACAATTTGACGATTGGCACCCTGGCTTTTTGGATTATCCGAGCATCGAAGCCGGCATCAGTGAATGCCTTATACAAAATCTGAGGACACCTTGCTTCTATATCTTTTGGGAACACTTCTCCGTGGGTGGTCATTACAAGATCAAGGTCAGCCCCAGGCAATGCGAAACCATTCCGCAGACTGCCAAAGCATTTGAGGTCAAAGGTTTTCTCTTTAATGGTATAGCCGTGCTGCTTGGTATGCCTCTCAAGCGCTTCCCGGGCAATGTTAGTTAGGAAAATCCGTAGGGTTTCCTTGCTGCGAAATTCGCTAGCCAGCGAGCCGAAAGAGGGCACTCGGGCTGCTAGGGAGTTCAAATAGTTTATCTGAAGTTGAACTCGCCTGCAAGGATCAGACTGTTGATCACCAAACCGGGTTCTGGGAGCATGCGAATAGGAATAGCTAGCTGGATTACTGGCGTGTGCAATCTCCAAAACTGATTGATAGTGCACAGGGTATGTATCAGTCTTGTCGTTCATCGTGCGCTCTTCAACGTGGCTCTCTGAAAGGAACCCTCTTTGACGATGAGTCGATTTGCTAGGGCTGAGCTGGATATCGCGGTGATTCGCATAGTGGCTAGCGATTGCTGGCTGCTGTTGGGATAACAGTTGCGCACTGGCATGACTTAGCATATCAATGACATGACAAGGCAGGCCATCCATTCCTGATGATATAGGAGTAGCGGCAGCAGACCTATGTGCAAGGCCGCGTCTTTTATCAGTCATAACGGGTGCGGCAGATGAAACAGAATGTTGCATGATTAATTGTTGATAGTCCAAGTGCAAGAGGCTAGATAGTAGGAAATGGAGAGGGCTACAAGATGAGGCTTTTAATCGAGTGAGCGATGTGACTGCCAATACTGACCGTCTTCTAGCACTGGGGAGAAAGTCAATCAATAGAAGCGGGATATAAATGGGAACATAGGTGTTCAAGATGTAGATACTGAGAGAAGAATGATAACGCGATGGCGGGAAGGAGCATGAtgtgaaagggaaagaggttCGTTCCTCAGTCTCTTCTTTTAACTTCTTGTCCTTTGTTTTTGAGAAAATCTGTGAACTGCCCTTCTGCCTAAGCGAAAGTGATGCCACAGTGACAGGGCAAGTGAATAAGGGGTGGCAGAAGTTGAGATGTTGGGTGGAGTGGGATATACCAGGCACGAGATACTCCGTAGCTGTGCTTACCTAAGTGAACAGTCCATTTCAGCCGAGTGACACTCCACTCCGCTGCTACATCAATCAACATTTGCcatcttcattttcctttgaCAACTCCTTTAGTACCCAAGACAATCCTGTCTTTGCTTCAAATACTACgctgtttccttttcttgataTATGTACCTCGTGCAAGCGGGACTTCTACGATCTAGGTACATGTATCTCCGAAGGAGCTTCACGTGTCTGAAAGCATACCGGTAACATGGCTACACCTACGAACGACCTAAACGCGCGGACTCCGACAGGTTCAAATGGACCTCCACCCATGAGAATTCGTCGCCCCAAGGCAGCAGATCCTTTAGTACGACCGAAAAAAAAACTTGCAGCCAAACCAGGTATTCCTGTCTCCGGAAATGGACCAGCCTTAAAATCGGTTTCTTCGCGACCAGCTACTTCCAACCCGTTATCTATGCCTCATCCTGACAGAGGGAAGCCTTCGTCTTCAGGAGCTGATTTCTCCGCCAATGGGTTTAGCGGCCCATTGTTATCCGAAACATATACGGACTATCCCCTAGTCACGACAAAGCGCGCATTGCGGGAAGGCTTGAAACATCACATTGCTAGATTCGCATCAAAGAAGACTGTCGATCCGCGTGACGAATCCCAGTTCACTAGGCCTGTCAGGCTCCAACGTCGCGATCCGCGCGCCCGATCGCATGAGATGACATCGGAGAAGAGCCAGGGCATGCAGAAAACAATGTCTGAATCTAGCCATCAgatggatgaggttgagCGTGAAGAGTTAGAGGCCAGGAAGGCTGCCCGTGAGAAGGAACGCGCGGAGAACCTGGCCCAAATTGCCCCATCCGCTGGATCCGCCCCGAAGAGAGCGAATGTACCCAAGCAAAAAACTCAGCAGGTGTCCAAGACAGATATGACTCCGGAGGAGATGGCGAAGACGCGAATCAAGTACGAAGAAGCTTTGCCGTGGCATCTAGAAGACTTCGACAACAAAAATATTTGGGTGGGGAACTATGAAGCTGCTCTGTCCGAAACGCATGCGGTATTTGTACTTGAGGCCACAGGGAAAATGAGGATGATCCCTGTGGAAAAATGGTACAGATTCAATGCCAAACACCAATTCAAAGCTTTGACTATCGAGGAAGCGGAGAAGTTCATGGCAAAGAAAGTTAAAGATCCACGATGGTTCATGGAGAAGCAACAAGAACTAGCTCAACGAAAGGAACTGGAGCAGTTTGCTAAACAGCGGAAAGTATACGCTGGTAAACAAGGTACTCCATCTGGAGTTGAGGGGTTGGAGGCCGATGAAATGGACTTTGAAGAAGATCGATttgctgatgatgaagagcatGATGATCTTTTcaacgaggatgaggaagcaAAAGCAGCGGAGAAGAGAATCAAGCAAGACCAGTTGAAAGCCAATGTTTTTGACCtgaaagacgagaaagacTATGAGCAAGAGGAAttgagagaaaagaaagagaaggaggctcGTCGTGTGCTTGGAAAAAAAGTTCGGAAAGCTTTACAAAAACGAGAAAAGAACTATGACTATAGTAGTGGCTCGGATGTTAATCCTTATTCAGACGATGAGGTGAGAAAAGCATCCAATCTCATATGCTCGTGTCTTTACTAAcactttgttttctttttagaGCTCTGATGATAGCGAGTCTGAACGATtaaaggaggaagagcggaaagccgaagaggaaaagaacaaaaaggacaCAACGGCATCCTCCAAGGGCAACAATACGCCGTCCGGCCGCCCTAAGCATACCGATCCCTTGAAGAAAGGCACGGCAGCTGCACCACGGAAACGGTTGGGTTCTCCCAACGTGTCGGATGCGAGTGGGACAGACACTTCCCGCAAAAAGGGTAAAAGCAAGGACCTGTCCTCCCAGCCCACGCCTCAGCCAAGCTCGCGCAATATGTCTCCAGTTGCGTCATCGCAAATGCCAGTAAGTTCCCTATCACTATTTCCAGGTCTATTCGTGAGTTAATCCTTTACAGCTTGGCAAGAAGCGTATCCGAAACGTACCTCTTGGTGGTGCAGGTTCTGGGAGTGATGCCGATGGCGGTGCAGGTTCCGGTGGGGAGATGAGTGAAAGCGGTAAAACTAAGAAGCTCAAGCTTAATCCTCCAGCAGTCTCTCAGGGTGGGACTCCCCAGGGATCTAGGGCAGGAAGTCCTACTCCCTTAGCAGGTAGAAGTTTTTCGGGAAGCCGTGCTAGCAGCCCTGAGTCATTCAGAGGTAAGTCTAATTCATCTTGTTTGGGAATTTTCTTCTGGCTATGTAGCATTGTTCTGATTGGGCCATATGTAAAGGGCAAACTCGCGTTTCCACTCCAGTACGCGCTGGAAATCAAAGCTTCCCTACGCCTGCGGAGATTCATGCTGCTATTCCCCCCTCAGGCATACTCAGTAGTGACTTGCTCAAAATATTCCGTCCCCGTATTGGTGAGTCAAAGGAGAACCACCGAAAGTTTATAGCGATTGTCAAAGATGTGGGAGTTTATGGCAAAGAAGATCGATTGTTGCGCCCTGGTACGCTGAAGGAGAGTTGATTGGGAAGATCCTGCCACGTGTGTTGAATGGAAAACCAATCAATAGTAGTGAACACAGCGTTAGGTTTCAGTATATGCTCATGTAATTGAATATCTATTGAGGTCATGCTAAAGTAGGTTATCTATACGAAATGGGGATTGAGGTATAAATAGCACTTGAACAAAACAGGATTGGGATAGACGTTTTGAACACCCAGCGCTAAGCCGAAACATCTTTGGGTAGAAATAGAGACGaggaacaaaaacaatatGAAGTAACATTCGTGCGACGAGTTTCCTTTCTCCGGCCATTCTTTTAAGCGGATgtgccaccaccaccgcgTGAGACGTTCTCACTCTCCTCCTCGTATTTCTCCCAGTTCGCCAAAATGTTAGCAATACGCGGTGAATTCGTGAGCCTGTAGACATCCTCGAAATATTCCTTGGTGAGTTCGAAGGGGCGAGCTGTGACATTTGGAATATATTTTCCAACCAACTTGCTGGGATCAATAGTGTTCTTATTGATCTTCTTTAGCAAAAACGACCGGAAAGGCTTCACACCAGAACGGAGGAAAGTGCTGTGGAAGGGAACGTCAATTCCTCTCAGAGGGATGGTAGCGAAGCCACGCTCAAGGGTAATGGGCTTAGGCTTAGACTCAGTCTGCTTGACACATTCGTGAATGATTTTAACCAGGTGAGCCTTCACATCTTCCAGAGACATGCTTTGCATGAGAGCGGGAATGTCAATGTTCTGAGCCTTCAAGTAATTGAGTAGATTTGTAAGACAGTCAAGTGCTCGGAGCTGCAAAGGGGAAAGCTTAGTTAGAGAGATTGCTCATAATTGAAAGCGGAAAGGGTAGACTCACATCTCCAGCAGCAACGTATTGCATGTTTGCGACGTTGTAGTTGACAATCTCAAGTAGCCAGCCAGTCTGTTCCGAGATATTCTCTACCACATACTGCAGAGCCTGCTCATTAAATGTCTTGGAAATCCGGCTTGGATTGACAGCGCACATAGAGTAGTTGGAGCGACCTTGTTCATCGCGCTCAACCGCAACTTGCATAGTCAACCCGCGATAGAATACGACAGAAACCAAGCTTTCAATAGGCATAACATCGGCAAGAGCTGCAAGTGCCGAATATTCACCAAGTGAGTGACCAGCGAAGCTGCTATCTCTTTGAACCAGTCCCTTGGAACGCATATCTTCAAAACTAGCCTTCTCCATCAATGTCAAAGCTGGCTGTGTGAATTGTGTCGCAGAGAGCAATCCAGATGGAGAGCGATAGGTGTAGGACGTTGTATTTTCGTCGATTtccttgaagatcttctctGATTTGATGCTTCCATCTGCATTAACAGACTCGAAGGTCATCGACATGTAATTTTGACGAATGGCTTTGCCGCGGGGACCACCAAAATAGACGGTGAGTTCCTTGGGGTTGTTTTTCACGATATCAATGATGGAAAGACCATAGTTCTCCATGAAGTGACGGTCAGCCCGATCCCAAACTTCTCTAGCAACAGGGCTGCTGCTATACAGCTCCATTCCCATCCCTTGTTCTTGGGAGCCTTGTCCAGTGAACACGTAGGAGGTAACAGGTTGTTCCACCTCTGCTTCACCAAGAAGGACTTTATCCTCTGTCTCCTTGTTGCTGGCTTCAACCTTGATGATCTTACGGCCAGCGATCATACCGACGTGCTGCAATTTGACAGTGATCATGTCGTTGGGCAAAACCATTCCAACCAGGGATACATGGAAACCCCTGACACGACCAATGTTGTTCTCAGCAGCCCAGGTTTCCACATAGCTGCGAACAGCGGCACTCGTATACATGCCATGGGTGATAGTGCCTGGCAAGTTGGCGTAACTGGAGAAGACTCGTGAGACGTGGATCGGATTGTAATCGCCCGAGACGCGAGCATAGGTCTCGTTAGAAGTTGGAGCACGCAGCTCCAAAGGTGTCTTTCCACTGAGAGGGATGGGGTTTTCGAAGTACACGGGCTGCTCGATAGATGTCCCGTTTCGCTGAAGGTAGTCCACCACTGGGTTTCCGTGAGAATCTCCGGCTTCGTAGTCGACAGTCGCAACTTGGATGATCTCCTTGGTAGGGAGTTCAAGAAGAACCTGACCGATTGTTTGAACATGGCTGAACACAGACTTGTTCTTGAATCGAATCAAACTTTGAAGGCGGAAGGTCAAAGTTTGACCCAATAACTCAACATCGGGCTCATCAATGCGGAACCACTCCTTGGACCGAAGGATCGCAACATCCCTGCTCGACGCAAGATGAACCTGCATCGGAACCTCGTCTTTACGCTGGAAAGTATTCTCGAAGTCCAAGTATGCTCCTCGATATAAGAATTGACTGGTGACATGCATGATAGGTTTGCCATCTCTCTCGATGGTACCGCAGACCTCAACCATCTTACCGGAATCTTGATTGATAACAGCGTTAATCTGGGCGGTAGTATCTAGAACATCACCAACCTTAAGAGGCTGAGCGCCGGGGACCATCTTGAAACCATTAGAAAGGTGGACTAATTTCAGCAAATCACCATCAATAGTACGAGGGAAGATGGGTTTGGTAATGGCTTTCCAGCCAGCGACGATGGCGAAGTCCATGGGAGCAAATACTTCCTTTCCGGGGCGATCCACGAAGGCTTCACCTGTGTTGCCAACAGCATGGACGAAATCAGCGACAGCTTGTGACGTAATAGTCTCGCGACCACCACTGAAAGTTGCTGTCGTAGGGGTATCAAATGGAACGTCGCTGTTTCCAAACCAGACGCGGTAGTAAAACTCCTTGATACGATCATTGCGTCCTTCCATGACCTCTCGGATGGGCGCATATCCTGATTCAGGATGATAAGTGAACAAGAATGTCAGCGGAACAACGCCGCCTTCTGCAGTTCTGCCCTCGAAAAGAGTAAGGCTAATCTGGTTCTTCTCATTCATTTTGACCTCTACTGTCTTAACAAGCTTCCCTGACTGATAAGGCTCCCTCACACTAATGGCCGTTTTGGAAGGATCACTTGGGTGGGCTATCTCGACATACATGCCCGCAGTTGGTGCAACGACTCGCTTCAATGGGTTGGTCTGGAAACGATGGCCCTGAACGAAGATGTCGGCAAGGAAGATCGCATGCCTCCAAGAATAGGAGGTGCCTGCTAGGAGACGTAGCCAGCGTTCAAGCCCAGGCAGATCGGAGGAAGGAGATGACGACAGTCTGTAGCTAATCTTGTTGGCGTCTTCAGAGATGGTGAGGCCGTCAATCTCCGGCTCATCAATGGACTCATCGAGCCGACCTCCAAGATATTCGATGACGGGGACGTTTGTCTCATCGCCATTGTACACATCCTCGAGAAGGCTCTTGATATGTCCCTGGTGAATGCCATTCAAGATATCTTGGACAGGCTCATCGGTGATAGTTGAGAATTTAGCAGCCATTGGCCCTTGCAGAATGCAGGTTCTTCCAACGTCTTGATCCACAACTGCCTCCAAATCTTCACTTTGCCAGAGAGAATCTTTCTTGAACCAATATTCAAAGTTTTCATCCAAAGCAGGAACAAAGGGAACTGGTTTTTGGCCACGCCGTTGACAAAGTAAAAGGAAATGCTGGACGTCTTGGGCATTGATCAGTTGAGTTGCCGCTTCAGGATATGCTACCAAGATGTTATCAACGGCAGGGTAGGGAGTGTTGAGCTCTGAATAATTCTGTAGCAAAGACGGCTGACCCTGAGCGGTAGTGAAACGCTCTTCAACGCGGCGAATGAAATCACCGGTCAATTTCTTAAGAGATTCATCAATCCACCGAGACTCATGTTTGACGTACATTAGGTCCACCATACGATGAACTACCTCTGCGTACGTCATATCTTCGAGGTCAGCGGTTTCGCCGGAAGCTTTGCGAC
This DNA window, taken from Aspergillus flavus chromosome 5, complete sequence, encodes the following:
- a CDS encoding putative zinc finger protein encodes the protein MQHSVSSAAPVMTDKRRGLAHRSAAATPISSGMDGLPCHVIDMLSHASAQLLSQQQPAIASHYANHRDIQLSPSKSTHRQRGFLSESHVEERTMNDKTDTYPVHYQSVLEIAHASNPASYSYSHAPRTRFGDQQSDPCRRVQLQINYLNSLAARVPSFGSLASEFRSKETLRIFLTNIAREALERHTKQHGYTIKEKTFDLKCFGSLRNGFALPGADLDLVMTTHGEVFPKDIEARCPQILYKAFTDAGFDARIIQKARVPIVKLYEAPSQGVSASLGVESKGQSNYHFPKQTTNPEALSSVGIQCGINLSGCLVLYNTELLRCYALCDERVRVVGVFVKMWAKARKINRPYHGTLCSYGYILMVIHYLMNVVDPPLVPNLQLLGRLSPRHFSTTGPNKYDIRFSKNETELRRKAWYNMTSGNRQSVGELLRGFFAYYGSRCKTTPPGAFNWIQDVVSIRTQGGILSKLEKGWNTARTDEHGRRLRFLIAIEDPLEHNHNVGETVTDKGLEAIRAEFSRAQIIIRRVQEIPGVGWEWRTDNGHVGQNLLAEAEDNLNRQQPCGTPEFAGFKNDQVSSTRGVNFSSEIHAYNRLICPSAAAQKQRTQRENFHRQTTLAANTMRRMLRIPDGQDPGASYGVTLDSMQFHSPYATHRKDSAAQRQMNQCETDTTNVELLAILPFNENLL
- a CDS encoding putative fatty acid synthase beta subunit (unnamed protein product), with protein sequence MYGTSTGPQTGINTPRSSQSLRPLILSHGSLEFSFLVPTSLHFQASQLKDTFTASLPEPTDELAQDDEPSSVAELVARYIGHIATEVEEGEDDAHGTNLEVLKLALNEFERAFMRGNDVHAVASALPGITAKKTSVVKAYYAGRAAAGRPTKPYDSALFRAASDEKANIYTVFGGQGNIEEYFDELREIYTTYPTFVDELISSSAQLLLSLSREPEASKLYPKGMDIIQWLQDPDSQPDTDYLVSAPVSLPLIGLVQLAHFVVTCKALGREPSEILERFSGTTGHSQGVVTAAAIASATTWESFEKVAKDALTMLFWIGLRSQQAYPRTSIAPSVLQDSIENGEGTPTPMLSIRDLPRSAVQEHIDMTNQHLPEDRHISISLVNSARNFVVTGPPLSLYGLNLRLRKVKAPTGLDQNRVPFTQRKVRFVNRFLPITAPFHSQYLYSAYDRILEDLEDLEIPANSLAIPVFGTKTGEDLRESGNANIVPALVRMITHDAVNWEQATVFPKATHIVDFGPGGISGLGVLTNRNKDGTGVRVVLAGAMDGTNAEVGYKPELFDRDEHAVKYAIDWVKEYGPRLVKNAAGQTFVDTKMSRLLGIPPIMVAGMTPTTVPWDFVAATMNAGYHIELAGGGYYNAKTMTEAVSKIEKTIPPGRGITINLIYVNPRAMAWQIPLIGKLRADGVPVEGLTIGAGVPSIEVANEYIETLGIKHIAFKPGSVDAIQQVINIAKANPKFPVILQWTGGRGGGHHSFEDFHQPVLQMYSRIRRCENIVLVAGSGFGGSDDTYPYLSGTWSSRFGYPPMPFDGCLFGSRIMIAKEAHTSKNAKKAIADAPGLDDQDWEKTYKGSAGGVVTVLSEMGEPIHKLATRGVLFWHEMDQKIFKLDKTKRVPELKKQRNYIIKKLNDDFQKVWFGRKASGETADLEDMTYAEVVHRMVDLMYVKHESRWIDESLKKLTGDFIRRVEERFTTAQGQPSLLQNYSELNTPYPAVDNILVAYPEAATQLINAQDVQHFLLLCQRRGQKPVPFVPALDENFEYWFKKDSLWQSEDLEAVVDQDVGRTCILQGPMAAKFSTITDEPVQDILNGIHQGHIKSLLEDVYNGDETNVPVIEYLGGRLDESIDEPEIDGLTISEDANKISYRLSSSPSSDLPGLERWLRLLAGTSYSWRHAIFLADIFVQGHRFQTNPLKRVVAPTAGMYVEIAHPSDPSKTAISVREPYQSGKLVKTVEVKMNEKNQISLTLFEGRTAEGGVVPLTFLFTYHPESGYAPIREVMEGRNDRIKEFYYRVWFGNSDVPFDTPTTATFSGGRETITSQAVADFVHAVGNTGEAFVDRPGKEVFAPMDFAIVAGWKAITKPIFPRTIDGDLLKLVHLSNGFKMVPGAQPLKVGDVLDTTAQINAVINQDSGKMVEVCGTIERDGKPIMHVTSQFLYRGAYLDFENTFQRKDEVPMQVHLASSRDVAILRSKEWFRIDEPDVELLGQTLTFRLQSLIRFKNKSVFSHVQTIGQVLLELPTKEIIQVATVDYEAGDSHGNPVVDYLQRNGTSIEQPVYFENPIPLSGKTPLELRAPTSNETYARVSGDYNPIHVSRVFSSYANLPGTITHGMYTSAAVRSYVETWAAENNIGRVRGFHVSLVGMVLPNDMITVKLQHVGMIAGRKIIKVEASNKETEDKVLLGEAEVEQPVTSYVFTGQGSQEQGMGMELYSSSPVAREVWDRADRHFMENYGLSIIDIVKNNPKELTVYFGGPRGKAIRQNYMSMTFESVNADGSIKSEKIFKEIDENTTSYTYRSPSGLLSATQFTQPALTLMEKASFEDMRSKGLVQRDSSFAGHSLGEYSALAALADVMPIESLVSVVFYRGLTMQVAVERDEQGRSNYSMCAVNPSRISKTFNEQALQYVVENISEQTGWLLEIVNYNVANMQYVAAGDLRALDCLTNLLNYLKAQNIDIPALMQSMSLEDVKAHLVKIIHECVKQTESKPKPITLERGFATIPLRGIDVPFHSTFLRSGVKPFRSFLLKKINKNTIDPSKLVGKYIPNVTARPFELTKEYFEDVYRLTNSPRIANILANWEKYEEESENVSRGGGGTSA